The following is a genomic window from Hugenholtzia roseola DSM 9546.
TTGGTGTACTGCCGATATAGGCTGGATTACGGGACACTCTTATATCGTTTATGGTCCTCTTTTGGCGGGTGCTACTACGGTTATGTTTGAGGGTGTGCCTACTTTCCCTGATGCAGGTAGGTTTTGGCAAGTCGTGGAAAAGTACAAAATTAGTTTGTTTTATACCGCACCTACTGCCATTCGTGCCTTACAAGCGCAGGGAGATGCTTGGGTTAAAAAACATGACCTTTCTTCTTTGCGCGTTTTGGGCAGCGTAGGCGAACCCATCAACGAGGAGGCGTGGCAGTGGTATTATCAGAATGTAGGTAAAAATAATTGTCCTATCGTCGATACTTGGTGGCAGACCGAAACAGGCGGCATCATGATTTCGCCTTTGGCGGGCATTACGCCTACGAAGCCTACTTATGCGACTTTGCCGCTACCGGGTGTGCAACCTGTACTTTTAGACGGGGAAGGGAAAGAATTGAAGGGCAATGGCGTGGAGGGCAATCTTTGCATCAAATTCCCTTGGCCTTCTATGATTCGCACGACGTATGGCGACCATGAGCGTTGCCAACAGACTTATTTTGGTATGTATAAAGGCTATTATTTTACAGGCGACGGTTGCCGCCGCGACCCTGACGGTTATTATCGCATTTTAGGAAGGGTAGATGATGTCATCAATGTTTCGGGGCATCGCATGGGGACGGCAGAGGTAGAAGATGCCATCAATCAGCACCCTGCCGTAGTTGAGTCGGCGGTAGTGGGCTATCCTCACGAAATTAAAGGGCAGGGAATTTATGCTTTCGTGATTTGTGATGGCGAGGCTGTAGCGCAGTCTTCTATCGAGCAACTTCGCAAGGAAATTCTCCAAACCGTAACGCAGCATATTGGCGCAATCGCCAAGCCCGATAAAATTCAGATTGTGACGGGGCTGCCCAAAACACGTTCAGGTAAGATTATGCGCCGTATTCTTAGAAAAATCGCAGAAGGCGACACTTCCAACTTAGGTGATACTACGACTCTGCTCGACCCTGCCGTTGTCGATGAAATAAAAGAGGGAGCGAAAGAATTTCACACCGCATAGTTTGCTTTTTAAACCTTAGTAATTTCTTTTAAAAGACCCCAAGTTTCTTGATAAGGCTTGGGGTTTTTAAGGTTTATTCTTCTATATTTTTTAGTTTTTTAATTTGTTCAATAGTTAAGCCTGTATCTTCTGCTATCTCTTCATTTGTTAGATTACGTTTAATAAGTTTTTTCACAATTTCAATCGCTTTTTCTTGTTTAGCCCTCCATTCTGCCTCAATTTTCAAAGAAAGTGCCTCGCTTGCTTTTACGTGTAAGTAATCTAAGTAGCGATTATAACCATAAGTCTGTTCTTGATTCAGACGCATAACATCTAAAACCTCTTTTGCTTCTGCCAAACCTTTTGCCTTAAAACTATCTTTTACTTCACTATTTTTCAAAAAATAAACCCATTCGTCCAAAGTATCTTTGGCAATATCATTGAATTGATTTACTTTGATAATGTAATATTCGGGGAAAATATCAGAAATATTTTGCTTGGTAAAAGTTTCTTTTTGTTTATTTGAAAGTTGTAAAAGGTCGTGTTCGTGCAGACCCTGAAAATTGGTTGTCCCTTTATAGACATAATCTTTTCCTTGTCCTAAATCAAAATAAACGATATTAACAGAAATTACTTTTTTGATTTCGGAATAAGACTGCCCCAAACTCAAATTTTCCGTTAGAGCTTTTGAAGCCCCATACGCCATGCGATGGAAATAATCGATTTCGTAAGTATTTTGAATCTCTACGATAACAAGCTCATTTTTAGCGTTTTGCACCAAAACATCGACGCGATTGTACTTATCTTGCTCGGTTTCTTGGTTGCCCTCACTTTCCAAAATCTTTTCAATTTTGATGTCTTCAAAAAGCAGTTCAGACAAGAAACCTTCCAACACAACAAAATTAGCCTTATTGCGAAGGAGTTTTTTCACTGCCCAGTCGAAACGGATTAGTCGCTTGCTCATGGTTTTGTGGTTAAAAATTCTTTTCGCAAAGATAACAAAAATCCGCAAAAAAAATAGTTGTGTGGGGCAGGAGCAAACAGGAAATGCCTCTGCCCTACGCACGCAATTTATAGCAGATGCGAAGGGCAAAGATTTAAGTATTTTTTACAAAAAATAATAACTACTGTGGTATTTGAATAATTGTAGCAGCTATTACTTTCAAAGTGTTATCAAAACGTTTCCAAACTCTTAGGTAGCGAAACGTTCCTTCGGTCGGAGTTCCCAACATTTTTCCCTTTGCCTTCATCATAACGATTGAGATTGCTGTATCGCCAATGATTTTGATGTCTTCTATTTGAGTGGAAGCCTCCTCGATGGTCATTGTTTTCGCTTTATGGGCATCTAAGTCCATTTTTTTAGTAACAACCTGCCCTACTGGTGTAACTGCAAGCAAGTCATCGTGTAAAAGTTGGTCAAGTGTTTCCACATCACTTATCAGTTGGGCAGAAAATAGTTTGTTTTCTGCTTCAACGACCTCTTGGGACTTAATTTCTATTTGGTTCATATTCAGTTTTTATTTTTTGTATTTCAATTTTTTGACAATAAAAAGCAAGCCTACTCAAATTAAGACGACTTGTCTGGTTGTCAAGTCATAATGATTGCAATAGTAGCATAAGTTTTAGTAATATAATCCTTACACTTTAAAAACAAAACTACATAACATCACGTATTTCTGACATTTTCTCAAATACGCTTTTTGCAAATGGGCATAAGGGAATAATTTTAACTCCTTTTTCTCTAGCAAATTCAACGGCTTTCAAGACCATTTGTTTCCCCGCACTTTTTCCCTTCAAGACCTCACTCACTTCGGTGTGGTCTATGATAAAGTGGCTTGTTCCTACCCAAGTGTAGGTCATCTCGGCCTGCTGAACCTTGTTTTCAAGAATGTAGAACTTTCCTTTTTTTCCGTTGTCTTCTTGCAAAATTTCCATAATTGCGTTTTTAGATTGAAAACTATTTGAGTAGAATTTTTAAAAACTATAAATAGTTTTTTGTTTGCTTAGAAGTATTTGAAAGTTGTATTTTATAGAGATTAAATTCTATATTACAAAATTTACTTAGATAAGCTAATAAGTAAATCCGTTGCAAATACTCAGTAAAGGTAAGTTTTCTTTTCAAGCTATGCAAGTGTTAGCGATAAAAAAATCTTGTAAGAGAGCAAATTTTTTGTAGAAAATATGAAAGTGAAAATTATAAAATTGAGTTATTTTTGATAAAGATACGATTTTTATGTAGCTTTTCAGGTTAGCCTTTCTGCCCATTTCAGTTCTGTTGGTAGTTCTATATTCGAAAATTCAAGGTGTATCACTCGTCTTTTCTTGTTGTTAGTTGTCCGATTTGAACTATGTAAAATTAGGGGCTTCATAATCATTATTCCGCCTTTATCTACATTGCAGACGGTTTCTACCTCTACTTTCCAATCGATTGTTTCGGGTCTGTAAATTTTTTTTAGGTGCGACTTCGGAATTACCCTTAGTGCGCCGTTATTTTCGTCTGTGTTGTCAAGGTGGATTCGGATTGTATAAATATTTTCTATTATATTGATTGGTGGCTGAACTGAAAACTGGTTTTGTTTTTTTGTCCAAAAGTTAAAATTTTCAAGTTCTACTTTTTTATCTACTGAAATTGTCAAATCTTGGTGATAGGGAACATACCAATTCGAGTTTTCTGTTTTATCAAAATAAATACTTTTTACAACAAAATAATCATTTCCAAAAAATAATTTAATCGTGTTTTTTAAATTATTATTAAATATTGTATTTTTTATTTCTGGAACTTCTTTCAAAAACTGCCTAATGGCAAAAAGGTCTGGCGATTTTCTGAAAGTATCTTTGGTCTTATCAGTTTGGTCGATGATAAATAAAATCTTTTCTATTTCTTTGTCGGAATAGATATTATTAATAATCGTAAAGCCATTATCTATAAGCTCATTTTTATGTTTTGTTATATTTTTCATATTTTTATGTTTTTTAGTAAAATATAAATACTCGCGCTCGAATCCCATAACTTTCGCCCCAAACTTACGAAACGCCCGACAAATTTCCAAATAAGAGTGGGCTTTTTAAGGAAAGAAAATTATATCGCTTAAATTAATTATAAAAATATTTTAAAATACAACTAATTTTGTAAATTTTCAATACATACTCCATGCAATTACATATAATATATTTATTTTTTTAATATAATATTTTAATTTTTTTTCATGTTTTTGCATGACACTGTTTTAAAACTTTAACCTCAATCTCTTCTCCTATACAAATCAGGACATGGTTTACGCTCTTATTATCACTATAATTTTTAAATTGAAACAGAAGTTATTACTAAAAATATAAGAGATTTACGACTTATTTTGCCTGAATAAAGAGTTATTTAGTATTTTATTTTTTAAAAATTATTACTACTTTTAAAATATTTTCGCATACTCAAAAAGTGGCGCAAGATATAATCCAAACGCCACTTTTGCTTTTTTCTATAAAATAATATAATATTATTCTGGTATTTTTTCTACTAAGATTTTATTTTTTGCCTTATCGTAATAAGTGCAGGTCATTTTATCCATAGAAATTTCCCATTTTTCAATGCCCGTTTCGGCGCACATCTTAATGAAGGTCAGATAATTGGTTTTTCCTTGTTGGTGTGCCAAAAGCTCTGCCTTAAATTTTTCAATTTCGGGTATCTCGGCAATCGTTATTGGCTCATACTTTGCTGGTGTCGTGGCTGCATGGTCGCCTACTCCGTAATAGTCAGTGTGTCCGTCAGTTACGTAGGACTGATAATGCGTAACGCCCAAAGACTTGATTTCCTTGATGTAAGCGGGGAAGTCTGCGCCCGATTTCACCTTGCGGTGAGCTGATTCTATTTGTTCGATTGTAAACATTTTTTGATTTTTAAGGTTGAAATAGTAAGATTACAAATATAGGTTTTGGGATACTTATTTGTAAAATTGATATGATAAAAATATTTTTATTTGTAACAAAATATAAGAAATTAAATACTACAAAGTTGATTTTAGGGAATCGATACTTCTTTTTTCTCAAACCATGGTTTTACTAGAACGCTTTTATCTATAAGACCTTTTGTTTTTTTATTTTGAATTTTATCTTTTTTCGAGTAAGTATATATTATTCCATCTTTAAATAACAGCCTATTAGGGGGGAGTTTTCTGCTCTGTCCTCCAGAAGAAACAATATTAGTTATATATTCATTATGTAAGATTGTATTAGAAATTTTATCATAAGATAAAACCATTTTTAACTCATCTTTAACTATTAAAGTATCTTTAATTTCATTTATTTTTAAATAAATAAATTTATCTTCTTTAATTTGCCACGTCCCTACATTCCAACTTGAAGATAGGTCTAATTTCCAAGTGTATTCAAATGTGTTATCTGAATTTAAAACTAAACACTCACCAAGTTCGTTTTGATAAATACCAACTATTTTTTCTTGAGCATTTAAAAATAGGCTAAACAAGATAAAAATCAACATAAGTGTTTTCATATTATTACATTTTAAATAATTTATTAAAGAAAGTTTTTATAATTTTTCGTATTAAAGATTCAAAAGAAAGGGAAACAAAAAACAACTAAACCTTTTACTTTATCTCAAACTTACAAAATTCCCGACAAATTTCCAAATAGAAGAAGTTTTTTGACGAAAAAAGTCAGAAAATTGTTATTTTACGGTGTACATTGCAGTTATATAAACTTTGTACAATCATTTTTCAAATTATCTACTCAATCAAAATTACAGAGCCACTATGTCCAATTTTTTTTACAAACTCAGGTGTTTCCGCTTCTCCCAAATAGGAGCGGACAAACAAAACGGTAAAAAATCACACACCCAAAAACGTGTAATTTTGATGTCTTCAAAAAGAAGTTCGGACAAAAAACCTTCCAACACAACAAAATTAGCCTTGTTGCGAAGGAGTTTTTTCACTGCCCAGTCGAAACGGATTAGTCGCTTGCTCATGGTTTTGTTTTATTTTTTTTAATTGAAAAAATGTTATTTTTTGTTTCGCAAGGCTTCTATTTGGTCAATGGTTAAGCCCGTGTGTTTGGCTATCTCACTATTAGTCAAACTTGTAGTGAAAAGGCTTTTCGCAATCTCAACAGAGTTTTTATATTTTTCATCTTTCCGCACTTTCTGCTCTGCCTCTGCTATTTTCTTTTCCATTAGCTCCTCTTGTTGGATTTTCAAAGAAAGTGCCTCACTTGCCTTTACGTGCAGGTAGTCCAAATAGCGATTATAACCATAAGTTTGTTCCTGATTCAGACGCATGACATCTAAAACCTCTTTTGCTTCTGCCAAACCTTTTGCCTTAAAACTATCTTTTACTTCACTATTTTTCAAAAAATAAACCCATTCGTCCAAAGTNNNNNNNNNNNNNNNNNNNNNNNNNNNNNNNNNNNNNNNNNNNNNNNNNNNNNNNNNNNNNNNNNNNNNNNNNNNNNNNNNNNNNNNNNNNNNNNNNNNNNNNNNNNNNNNNNNNNNNNNNNNNNNNNNNNNNNNNNNNNNNNNNNNNNNNNNNNNNNNNNNNNNNNNNNNNNNNNNNNNNNNNNNNNNNNNNNNNNNNNNNNNNNNNNNNNNNNNNNNNNNNNNNNNNNNNNNNNNNNNNNNNNNNNNNNNNNNNNNNNNNNNNNNNNNNNNNNNNNNNNNNNNNNNNNNNNNNNNNNNNNNNNNNNNNNNNNNNNNNNNNNNNNNNNNNNNNNNNNNNNNNNNNNNNNNNNNNNNNNNNNNNNNNNNNNNNNNNNNNNNNNNNNNNNNNNNNNNNNNNNNNNNNNNNNNNNNNNNNNNNNNNNNNNNNNNNNNNNNNNNNNNNNNNNNNNNNNNNNNNNNNNNNNNNNNNNNNNNNNNNNNNNNNNNNNNNNNNNNNNNNNNNNNNNNNNNNNNNNNNNNNNNNNNNNNNNNNNNNNNNNNNNNNNNNNNNNNNNNNNNNNNNNNNNNNNNNNNNNNNNNNNNNNNNNNNNNNNNNNNNNNNNNNNNNNNNNNNNNNNNNNNNNNNNNNNNNNNNNNNNNNNNNNNNNNNNNNNNNNNNNNNNNNNNNNNNNNNNNNNNNNNNNNNNNNNNNNNNNNNNNNNNNNNNNNNNNNNNNNNNNNNNNNNNNNNNNNNNNNNNNNNNNNNNNNNNNNNNNNNNNNNNNNNNNNNNNNNNNNNNNNNNNNNNNNNNNNNNNNNNNNNNNNNNNNNNNNNNNNNNNNNNNNNNNNNNNNNNNNNNNNNNNNNNNNNNNNNNNNNNNNNNNNNNNNNNNNNNNNNNNNNNNNNNNNNNNNNNNNNNNNNNNNNNNNNNNNNNNNNNNNNNNNNNNNNNNNNNNNNNNNNNNNNNNNNNNNNNNNNNNNNNNNNNNNNNNNNNNNNNNNNNNNNNNNNNNNNNNNNNNNNNNNNNNNNNNNNNNNNNNNNNNNNNNNNNNNNNNNNNNNNNNNNNNNNNNNNNNNNNNNNNNNNNNNNNNNNNNNNNNNNNNNNNNNNNNNNNNNNNNNNNNNNNNNNNNNNNNNNNNNNNNNNNNNNNNNNNNNNNNNNNNNNNNNNNNNNNNNNNNNNNNNNNNNNNNNNNNNNNNNNNNNNNNNNNNNNNNNNNNNNNTGTTCGGTTTCCTGATTGCCTTCGCTTTCCAAAATCTTTTCAATTTTGATGTCCTCAAAGAGCAGTTCAGACAAGAAACCTTCCAACACAACAAAGTTAGCCTTGTTGTGAAGGAGTTTTTTTACTGCCCAGTCGAAACGGATTAGTCTTTTACTCATGGTCTTTTGTTTTTTACAAAGATACGAAAAAAGAGCAATAAGTTTGAAAGAGGCAGCACTCGATAGTGCCACTTTCGATATATTTTGAATATTTACTCTTTTTGAAGACAATATTTATATAAAAAACTTAAATTTATTTTAAAATCTATAACTTTCTTCTAATAGAAGGTGGTTTTATATCCATACCTTCTGTTTTGGATACGATACTATGAATGATTTGGTCTAATTGTTCGGCAGCCTCTTGAAGGTGGCGCAAATAGGTCTGCTCGTCGCCTGAAAAAGACGTGCCTGATTCGGTCAATAAACCAACAAGCCCCATAATGCTCGCCAAAGGCTGCCTTACCTTGTGAGATTGTTCCCAAGCAATTTGTTTTAAAATTTCATTTTGTTTTTTTATCTTTTCTTCGGCACGTTTTTTCTCATCAATATTAAGTGTATTGATACTGATGCCTAAAATTTGATTTTTTTTATCATAAACAGGACGATAAGTAACCTCAAACCAGACAGGAATATCCTCTAAATGTCTAATAAGTTGTATTGTCGTTGTTTTTCCTGCTAAGGTTTGAGGTAAAATACGCTCATAAGTCTCAATGCTATTAGGGGGTAGCACCTCCTTGATATTTATTCCTTCTTTCAGTTCTTTTTTAAAAAAAGAATACGCAATTTTTTCGGCTACTTTATTAAAGCTCAATATTATACCAAGAGGCGAAACCAAGACATGACTTTCACGACTGCTATTGAATAAGGCTTGTAGTTTTTTCTCTGAATCTTCTAACCTTGCTCGCGCCTCCCGCTCCTGTGTGATGTTGCGAAAAAAAATCGTAAGCCCTTCCTCCGAAGGATAAGCGGCGGCACTATACCACTGCTGTATGTCGGGGCGAAAATCCTCAAAATAAACGGCTTTGTTTTCATTCATCGCCTCCCTAAATTTTTGAGGGTAGCGATACGCCTCAGTATCAGGGTAGAAGTCCCAAAAAGATTTGCCGATGATGGCACTTTTATCTGTGCATAAGACCTCAGCAGCGATTTGGTTAATCTTAATAAATTTCCAATTTCTATCAATTACAAAAAAACCATCTGTAATTCTTTCTATAATTGTTTCAACTCTTTGTGCAAATTCTTGTGCCAAACGGCTGGCTCGCTCTGTTTCCGTCAGGTCATAACCGATACACATCACCCCCAAAGGCTGCCGATTTTCATCTTTTAAGACACTAAATTCCCATTCTGTCCAATAAAAATCGTCGGGCGTTGTGTCGGGTTTGCGCAAACGCACGCGAATAGTTTTGTCGGGATTTTGAAAACATAGTGCCACCGTTTCCCTACAACGCAAATGGTCTTCCTCATAAATTGCTGTTAGAGAAGATTCGCCAATAAAAGAAGATTGTAGAAAAGAAAATCGTTTTTTAAAAAAATTATTAACAAAAACGTAATTTCCATCTAAATCTGTAACTACTACCGAATAGAGGTTCGAATCTTTGAGGTAATCAGGAACGAAAGCTGCAAAATCCATACAAATACGATTTGGGTACGTTAAGATATTGCAAAGTTAGAAAATATTGAAGATTATAGGGTTTTGAAAGCGTGAAAAATAAAAAAAAGTTAAACAAAAACGAAAAAAATCTTATTTTTTCAAGTATTAAGCCATTTTTGTAACAAGCGCGTGAGCAAGGGTAAAAGTAGATAAACAACAAGCGGGACTAAAATAAGCGTCAATAAAAGTGTGCGTAAATAAATAGGCAATAAAACTAAAATATCTTCTAATAACCAAGAAAGAACTGTAATGCTGGGATAGACGGCTATCCAAATCAGGAGTGCTGTCTTATGTTTGGGGTTAGATTTCATGGTATAAATAGTCAAAACTTTGATAATTATCTTATCAAAGTTTTGACTAAGCTTTTGACTAAATATTTGGGTAAAAAGAGAATAATTTTGAGATTATGCCAAAGCCGCCGTATTCAAGACCTCTGAAACAGGCGTGTAGGGTAGGTCGAATGCCTCTGCGACTCCCTGATAAACGACTTTGCCCTTGACCACATTTAAGCCTAAGAGCAATTCTTTATTTTCGGCGCAAGCGCGTTCCCAACCCTTATTAGCTAATTGAAGCATATACGGAAGTGTTGCATTGGTAAGTGCCACAGTGGAAGTGTAGGGTACTGCACCGGGCATATTCGCCACGCAATAATGCACCACGTCGTCGATGATATAAGTTGGGTTGCTGTGCGTCGTAGGCTTGCAGGTTTCGATACAACCGCCTTGGTCTACTGCCACATCGACGACAACCGTACCGGGGCGCATCGTTTTGAGCATGTCGCGCGTGATAAGATGAGGAGCTTTTGCACCCGGAATCAAAACTGCGCCGATAATCAAATCAGACTGCGTAACAGCTTGCGCAATGTTGTAACGATTTGACATTAAGGTTGTTACGTTAGCTGCCATGATGTCGTCTAAGTAGCGCAAGCGAGGCAAACTTACGTCCATGATGGTTACATTCGCGCCTAAGCCTGCTGCCATTTTCGCTGCCTGCGTACCAACGATACCGCCTCCCAAGATAAGGACGTTGGCAGGCTTGACACCCGGCACTCCGCCCAAAAGGATACCGCGCCCTTTGATGGGTTTCTCCAAATATTTTGCGCCTTGCTGCACCGACATGCGCCCTGCTACCTCCGACATAGGCACTAAAAGTGGTAGGGAACGGTCGGCTTTTTCCACTGTTTCATACGCAAGACAAACTGCCTTAGAGTCTATCATTGCCTCTGTAAGGGGCTGATAAGAGGCAAAGTGGAAGTAGGTAAAGACCAGTTGGTTTTCACGAATGAGCTTATATTCAGGCTCTATCGGCTCTTTTACTTTGACAATCATCTCGGCGATGTCATAAATTTCTTTCGCCGTATTGAGGATTTTAGCTCCTGTGCGCACGTATTCCTCGTCGGGAAAACCGCTGCCAAAACCTGCCTCCTTTTCTACATAAACGGTATGCCCATGGGCTACTAATTCGGCTGCTCCCGCAGGAGTAAGAGCCACGCGATTCTCATCGGTCTTGATTTCTTTTGGAACGCCAATAATCATATCTTGGGTGGGATAAAACGTTGTGTTTGAATGAATGGGAAACCAGAAAAGGAACTTTGCGCTGTCCTTGTCTTCTTTTTGCCAAAAATCCTATTTTTTTTTCATTTCGCCAAATGCCTATCCTAACTAACGCCAAATATTATAGAAGCGCAAAGGCTTTTTTTTGCAAAAAACGCAGAAAAAAGCCTAAAAGCGAAATTTTTTTTCTTTTTTTTCTCTTAAAGTGCCTTAAAATATGTTTTTATTGTAGCCGAATAAAATTTGGAGACAAGAAAAGGGAGTAATCTTAATTTCTATGAAAATCCTTGTATGGTCAAAGTATTGTCAGATTTTGCACAAAATAAAATTGGGTGTAAAGCCTATTTTGAGAACCCACCACTTTATTTCAATCCAACTTCGGACAAGGCATGCCTTGTCCCTACATTGACAAATAGTTTAATGTTAATCATTTACAAAACCAATTCAGTAGCCTTAGCAAACCTAACACCCATTTTTTTGGCGCGTTCATAGATAGGTTTTCCCAAGTGTCCTAAGCCTGCAACGTCAGACATGCAGTCTTCTAAGACTACCAATCGCTCTGCCAAGTGAGGGGCAAAATCCAAGATTTGCTTCAAACTTGTAGCCACACAATGCGATTTGGCTTGTCCTGCTATCCATATCGTTTGGTATTGTGCCAAAGTTTGTAGGAGGGCAAAATTGGTCTGTGTATAGGGTACTTCGGGGTCGGGTATTTGCGCCTGAAATACGCCAAAGTGTTCGCTAAAAGGATATAGTCCTTTTTCTACGGTCTGAAAATTTTTCCGCTGCTCTTTTGCCCATTTTTGTAGGGCGGTTGCAAAAGTATCTTCTAAGGCTGCGCCCTTTGTACCAACTATGCAATGCCGCGTCCAGATAAAATGCGGAAATTCGCCCTGTGCTTCCAAATCTTGCAGGTAGCGCAAGGTTTTTTCGGGTTCGAAGCGCGGCTTCCATTTCCCTGCTTCTACCTCTGCCGCCGAAATAGGCGTAAAGGGAGCGGGGGGATTGCCTTGCGCATCTTCCCAAAAATCGGGGTGTGCGATGTCGTGTATATGGTGCGTATCGAGGGTTGCGATAATATGGTCGAGGTGCGAACCGTTTTTTTCTATAAAAATTGCCAAACGCTCCATATCCGCCTGCGCTCCCTGCACATACAAAGCACCCTTTTGATGACAAAAATCGTATTGCGCATCTATGACAAAAAGCAAATGGTTAAAAGTATCATTCATCTGGAAGCAATAATTTGGGGTTGAACTTATCAGACTTTTTACAAAAATACAAATTTCCACTCAAAATCCTACCTAAACCGCAATATCTGCCTTAATAGCAGGGTGCGCTTGGTAGTTTTTTAGGGTGAAATGCTCATATTTGAAAGCATCAATATCCGTTATGCTGGGGTCTAATTCAATCGTAGGCAGGGGAAATTCGGTGCGTGTAAGCAATAATTTAGCCTGCTCAATATGATTTTGGTACAAATGGGCATCTCCAATATTGATTATTAACTCTCCAACTTGCAAGCCACAAACATGCGCCAACATGTGCGTAAGAAGCGCGTAGCTTGCAATATTAAAAGGCAATCCTAAGAATACGTCGCAACTTCTTTGGTACATAGAAAGCGAAAGTTTGCCGTTGGCTACATAGCACTGAAAAAGAATGTGGCAGGGGGGCAAAGCCATTTCGTTTATCTCTGAAACATTCCACGCCGAAACAATGTGCCTACGGCTATCAGGGTTGTTTTTTAGACCCTTTACTAAGTCTTTAATTTGGTCAATTTTTAAGCCCCATTCGCGCCACTGCACGCCATAAATCCTACCTAATTCGCCTTTTTCGTCTGCCCATTCGTCCCAAATAGTTACGCCGTTTTCTTTGAGAAATTTGATGTTACTTTCGCCCCGAAGAAACCAAAGTAGCTCGATGGCAATGCTTTTGAAGTGCGTTTTTTTGGTTGTAAGCAGGGGAAAGCCTTTGCTCAAATCGTATCGCAAATGATAGCCAAAAATTGACTTTGTGCCAACGCCTGTGCGGTCGGCTTTGTCCGTTCCACTTTCTAAAATGGTCTGGATTAGAGTGTGATAGTTTTGCATATAAAAAAATAGGTATATTAAATAAGCGAAGGGTTTGCAAACCCCTCGCTACGGAAATCATATTTGTACTAAGATTGTACTAAAATTGAATAGATGCGAATTTAGTAGGCGCGTTCTTTTTTACCCTCCATAAAGTTCATAAAGGCGCGATTGGCAACGCGATGCCCCCCTGCTGTGGGGTAGTCGCCTGTAAAGTACCAGTCGCCTGTATGATTGGGGCAGGCTTTGTGCAGATTTTCTACCGTTTGGTAAAT
Proteins encoded in this region:
- the acs gene encoding acetate--CoA ligase — its product is MRVSSPNKHHKTMRIRSLEDYTAAYRKSVDEPERFWADIADTFIWNQKWDKVLDWNFEDYYAKWFIGAKTNITTNCLDRHLLSQPEKTAIIWEPNDPNEPEIRLSYRQLYEKVCAFSNVLKKHGVKKGDRVVLYMPMVPELAIGVLACARIGAIHSVVFAGFSASALSDRINDAQATVVLSSDGNFRGTKDIAVKAIVDEALQSCPSIQKQIVLKRTGAKVEMQQGRDFWWHQELENLTQTDCEAEIMDSEDPLFILYTSGSTGKPKGVVHHIGGYMVYTKYSFENVFQYNEGDIYWCTADIGWITGHSYIVYGPLLAGATTVMFEGVPTFPDAGRFWQVVEKYKISLFYTAPTAIRALQAQGDAWVKKHDLSSLRVLGSVGEPINEEAWQWYYQNVGKNNCPIVDTWWQTETGGIMISPLAGITPTKPTYATLPLPGVQPVLLDGEGKELKGNGVEGNLCIKFPWPSMIRTTYGDHERCQQTYFGMYKGYYFTGDGCRRDPDGYYRILGRVDDVINVSGHRMGTAEVEDAINQHPAVVESAVVGYPHEIKGQGIYAFVICDGEAVAQSSIEQLRKEILQTVTQHIGAIAKPDKIQIVTGLPKTRSGKIMRRILRKIAEGDTSNLGDTTTLLDPAVVDEIKEGAKEFHTA
- a CDS encoding Rpn family recombination-promoting nuclease/putative transposase, producing the protein MSKRLIRFDWAVKKLLRNKANFVVLEGFLSELLFEDIKIEKILESEGNQETEQDKYNRVDVLVQNAKNELVIVEIQNTYEIDYFHRMAYGASKALTENLSLGQSYSEIKKVISVNIVYFDLGQGKDYVYKGTTNFQGLHEHDLLQLSNKQKETFTKQNISDIFPEYYIIKVNQFNDIAKDTLDEWVYFLKNSEVKDSFKAKGLAEAKEVLDVMRLNQEQTYGYNRYLDYLHVKASEALSLKIEAEWRAKQEKAIEIVKKLIKRNLTNEEIAEDTGLTIEQIKKLKNIEE
- a CDS encoding nuclear transport factor 2 family protein, with the protein product MNQIEIKSQEVVEAENKLFSAQLISDVETLDQLLHDDLLAVTPVGQVVTKKMDLDAHKAKTMTIEEASTQIEDIKIIGDTAISIVMMKAKGKMLGTPTEGTFRYLRVWKRFDNTLKVIAATIIQIPQ
- a CDS encoding GNAT family N-acetyltransferase; its protein translation is MEILQEDNGKKGKFYILENKVQQAEMTYTWVGTSHFIIDHTEVSEVLKGKSAGKQMVLKAVEFAREKGVKIIPLCPFAKSVFEKMSEIRDVM
- a CDS encoding phytanoyl-CoA dioxygenase family protein, whose product is MKNITKHKNELIDNGFTIINNIYSDKEIEKILFIIDQTDKTKDTFRKSPDLFAIRQFLKEVPEIKNTIFNNNLKNTIKLFFGNDYFVVKSIYFDKTENSNWYVPYHQDLTISVDKKVELENFNFWTKKQNQFSVQPPINIIENIYTIRIHLDNTDENNGALRVIPKSHLKKIYRPETIDWKVEVETVCNVDKGGIMIMKPLILHSSNRTTNNKKRRVIHLEFSNIELPTELKWAERLT
- a CDS encoding DUF1398 domain-containing protein — encoded protein: MFTIEQIESAHRKVKSGADFPAYIKEIKSLGVTHYQSYVTDGHTDYYGVGDHAATTPAKYEPITIAEIPEIEKFKAELLAHQQGKTNYLTFIKMCAETGIEKWEISMDKMTCTYYDKAKNKILVEKIPE
- a CDS encoding PAS domain-containing protein translates to MDFAAFVPDYLKDSNLYSVVVTDLDGNYVFVNNFFKKRFSFLQSSFIGESSLTAIYEEDHLRCRETVALCFQNPDKTIRVRLRKPDTTPDDFYWTEWEFSVLKDENRQPLGVMCIGYDLTETERASRLAQEFAQRVETIIERITDGFFVIDRNWKFIKINQIAAEVLCTDKSAIIGKSFWDFYPDTEAYRYPQKFREAMNENKAVYFEDFRPDIQQWYSAAAYPSEEGLTIFFRNITQEREARARLEDSEKKLQALFNSSRESHVLVSPLGIILSFNKVAEKIAYSFFKKELKEGINIKEVLPPNSIETYERILPQTLAGKTTTIQLIRHLEDIPVWFEVTYRPVYDKKNQILGISINTLNIDEKKRAEEKIKKQNEILKQIAWEQSHKVRQPLASIMGLVGLLTESGTSFSGDEQTYLRHLQEAAEQLDQIIHSIVSKTEGMDIKPPSIRRKL
- the ald gene encoding alanine dehydrogenase; this translates as MIIGVPKEIKTDENRVALTPAGAAELVAHGHTVYVEKEAGFGSGFPDEEYVRTGAKILNTAKEIYDIAEMIVKVKEPIEPEYKLIRENQLVFTYFHFASYQPLTEAMIDSKAVCLAYETVEKADRSLPLLVPMSEVAGRMSVQQGAKYLEKPIKGRGILLGGVPGVKPANVLILGGGIVGTQAAKMAAGLGANVTIMDVSLPRLRYLDDIMAANVTTLMSNRYNIAQAVTQSDLIIGAVLIPGAKAPHLITRDMLKTMRPGTVVVDVAVDQGGCIETCKPTTHSNPTYIIDDVVHYCVANMPGAVPYTSTVALTNATLPYMLQLANKGWERACAENKELLLGLNVVKGKVVYQGVAEAFDLPYTPVSEVLNTAALA